The Saccharomonospora glauca K62 genome has a segment encoding these proteins:
- a CDS encoding PucR family transcriptional regulator, translating into MTGQSADEAVESTMLPSQLAQIMRPELESVADEIVAEIRALIPEYRRPLDGPYGKSIKAGVRHAVSLFVAQIADPSASTKHAHEVHRRLGQYEMREGRSLDTLQAAYRVGARVAWRRIMKIGRNSGFSSTVMSQLADAMLGFMDELASVALDGFLEAKACSADALDTWRRRLLQLILERPAVPPEAIEELAQLVGWPTPKTATPVAVRPLVPLRGAQRPTLDADVLAELSGVEPRLLVPGVVTRERIAALEQALPRCRFAVGPCVPLDSVADSLRWARKALVLVDEGALPPRRVVWVQECLPAVLLHSDESLAQQLRGRLLTALDGFTARQRERMLETLRAWLDAQGHVLDMAERLSVHPQTVRYRMRQLEAVFGDRLRDPDARFELELALRALPSAPWRNGAVPRPRTTPTPT; encoded by the coding sequence GTGACGGGACAATCAGCGGACGAGGCCGTCGAGTCGACCATGCTTCCGAGCCAACTCGCGCAGATCATGCGGCCCGAGTTGGAAAGCGTCGCCGACGAGATCGTCGCCGAGATCCGCGCGCTGATCCCGGAGTACCGCCGCCCCCTCGACGGCCCTTACGGCAAGAGCATCAAGGCGGGAGTCCGGCACGCGGTGTCACTGTTCGTGGCGCAGATCGCCGATCCGAGCGCGTCCACGAAACATGCTCACGAGGTGCATCGCAGGCTCGGCCAGTACGAGATGCGGGAGGGCCGCAGCCTCGACACCCTGCAGGCTGCCTACCGGGTGGGCGCGCGCGTGGCATGGCGGCGGATCATGAAGATCGGGCGCAACAGTGGGTTCTCGTCCACTGTGATGTCGCAGTTGGCCGACGCGATGCTCGGGTTCATGGACGAGCTGGCCTCGGTGGCGCTCGACGGGTTCCTCGAGGCGAAGGCGTGTTCGGCCGACGCGCTCGACACCTGGCGGCGGCGGTTGCTCCAGTTGATCCTCGAACGTCCCGCCGTGCCGCCCGAGGCGATCGAGGAGCTCGCCCAGCTCGTGGGGTGGCCGACGCCGAAGACGGCCACGCCGGTGGCCGTGCGGCCGTTGGTCCCGCTCCGGGGTGCCCAGCGGCCCACCCTCGACGCGGACGTGCTCGCCGAACTCAGCGGGGTCGAGCCCCGGCTGCTCGTCCCCGGTGTCGTCACGCGGGAACGGATCGCCGCGCTGGAGCAGGCGCTGCCGCGTTGCCGGTTCGCGGTGGGGCCGTGCGTGCCGTTGGACTCGGTGGCCGATTCCCTGCGATGGGCGCGCAAGGCTCTGGTCCTGGTCGACGAGGGGGCGTTGCCGCCGCGCAGGGTGGTGTGGGTGCAGGAGTGCCTTCCGGCGGTGTTGTTGCATTCGGACGAGTCGCTGGCCCAGCAGTTGCGCGGCAGGCTGCTCACGGCACTGGACGGGTTCACGGCCCGGCAGCGGGAGCGGATGCTGGAGACGTTGCGGGCCTGGCTGGACGCGCAGGGACACGTGCTCGACATGGCCGAGCGGTTGTCGGTGCACCCGCAGACCGTGCGGTACCGGATGAGGCAGTTGGAGGCGGTGTTCGGCGACCGGCTGCGTGACCCGGACGCGCGGTTCGAGCTCGAACTGGCGCTGCGTGCCCTGCCGTCGGCTCCCTGGCGGAACGGCGCGGTGCCTCGCCCCCGGACCACCCCCACCCCGACGTAG
- a CDS encoding pyruvate carboxylase, producing the protein MFRKVLVANRGEIAIRAFRAAYELGAGTVAVFPHEDRNSLHRLKADEAYEIGEPGHPVRAYLSVDEIVGAAQRAGADAIYPGYGFLSENPDLARACAEAGITFIGPSAEVLELTGNKARAVAAAREAGVPVLGSSQPSSDVDTLVEAAEELGFPLFVKAVAGGGGRGMRLVHDRASLRESIEAAAREAESAFGDPTVFLEKAVVEPRHIEVQILSDGTGDENGVIHLYERDCSVQRRHQKVIELAPAPNLDPELRERICADAVRFARQIGYRNAGTVEFLVDRDGNHVFIEMNPRIQVEHTVTEEVTDVDLVQAQMRIAAGETLSDLGLSQDTVYLRGAALQCRITTEDPANGFRPDTGMISAYRSPGGSGIRLDGGTTFAGTEISAHFDSMLVKLTCRGRTFGAAVDKARRAVAEFRIRGVATNIPFLQAVLDDPDFRAGRVTTAFIEQRPHLLTARHSADRGTRLLTYLADVTVNKPHGERPRVIDPVKKLPSVPKGEPPAGSKQKLTELGPEGFARWLRSSPYLGVTDTTFRDAHQSLLATRVRTKDLLAVAPVVAKTLPQLLSVECWGGATYDVALRFLAEDPWERLAALREAMPNICLQMLLRGRNTVGYTPYPTEVTEAFVEEATATGIDIFRIFDALNDVEQMRPAIDAVRATGTAVAEVALCYTSDLSNPEEKTYTLDYYLKLAEQIVGAGAHVLAIKDMAGLLRAPAAARLVSALRKEFDLPVHVHTHDTAGGQLATYLAAINAGADAVDGAVASMAGTTSQPSLSALVAATDHSDRPTGLDLGAVSDLEPYWEVVRKIYAPFEAGLASPTGRVYHHEIPGGQLSNLRTQAVALGLGDRFEEIESMYAAADRILGHLVKVTPSSKVVGDLALHLVGAGVSPEDFEADPGKYDIPDSVIGFLRGELGDPPGGWPEPFRTKALAGRPEARSIVELSDDDRRALADDRRATLNRLLFPGPTKEFETHRHAYGDTSVLPSKDFFYGLRPGEEYAVDLEPGVRLLIELEAIGEADERGIRVVMASLNGQLRPIQVRDRSVASDLPAKEKADKNNPKHVAAPFAGVVTATVSEGDTVKAGDTVATIEAMKMEAAITAQESGRVARLAINSVQQVEGGDLLVVLE; encoded by the coding sequence ATGTTCCGCAAGGTACTCGTCGCCAACCGTGGTGAGATCGCGATCCGAGCGTTCCGGGCAGCGTATGAATTGGGCGCGGGAACGGTCGCGGTGTTCCCCCACGAGGATCGAAACTCCCTTCATCGGCTGAAGGCCGACGAGGCGTACGAGATCGGGGAACCGGGCCATCCGGTGCGGGCGTACCTGTCGGTCGACGAGATCGTGGGGGCCGCCCAGCGGGCGGGGGCCGACGCGATCTACCCCGGATACGGCTTCCTCTCCGAGAACCCCGACCTCGCCCGCGCGTGCGCCGAGGCGGGAATCACCTTCATCGGCCCGAGCGCCGAGGTCCTGGAGCTGACGGGTAACAAGGCGCGGGCCGTGGCCGCCGCCCGCGAGGCGGGCGTGCCCGTACTCGGCTCGTCCCAACCTTCCTCCGATGTGGACACCCTCGTGGAGGCGGCCGAGGAACTCGGTTTCCCCCTGTTCGTCAAGGCCGTGGCGGGCGGCGGCGGTCGGGGCATGCGGCTGGTGCACGACCGTGCCTCGCTGCGGGAGTCGATCGAGGCCGCCGCTCGCGAGGCCGAGTCGGCGTTCGGCGATCCCACCGTGTTCCTGGAGAAGGCGGTGGTGGAGCCCCGGCACATCGAGGTGCAGATCCTCAGCGACGGCACGGGCGACGAGAACGGCGTCATCCACCTGTACGAGCGCGACTGCTCGGTGCAGCGCAGGCACCAGAAGGTGATCGAGCTGGCGCCGGCGCCGAACCTCGACCCGGAACTGCGGGAACGCATTTGTGCCGACGCCGTCCGCTTCGCCCGTCAGATCGGCTATCGCAACGCGGGCACGGTGGAGTTCCTCGTCGACCGGGACGGCAACCACGTCTTCATCGAGATGAACCCGCGCATCCAGGTGGAGCACACGGTGACCGAGGAGGTCACCGACGTCGACCTGGTGCAGGCGCAGATGCGGATCGCCGCGGGCGAGACGTTGAGCGACCTCGGCCTGTCGCAGGACACCGTGTACCTGCGGGGCGCGGCGCTGCAGTGCCGCATCACCACCGAGGACCCGGCCAACGGGTTCCGCCCGGACACCGGCATGATCAGCGCCTACCGCTCGCCGGGCGGGTCGGGCATCCGCCTCGACGGCGGCACCACGTTCGCGGGCACGGAGATCAGCGCGCACTTCGACTCCATGCTCGTCAAGCTCACCTGTCGAGGCCGCACGTTCGGCGCCGCCGTCGACAAGGCCCGGCGCGCGGTGGCGGAGTTCCGCATCCGGGGCGTGGCGACGAACATCCCGTTCCTCCAGGCCGTTCTCGACGACCCCGACTTCCGGGCCGGACGGGTCACCACGGCGTTCATCGAACAGCGCCCGCACCTGCTGACGGCACGGCACTCGGCCGACCGTGGCACGAGGCTGCTCACCTATCTCGCCGACGTGACCGTCAACAAGCCCCACGGTGAGCGGCCTCGGGTGATCGACCCGGTGAAGAAGCTGCCGTCCGTCCCGAAGGGGGAACCACCCGCCGGATCGAAGCAGAAGCTCACCGAACTCGGCCCCGAGGGATTCGCGCGGTGGCTGCGTTCGTCGCCGTACCTCGGCGTCACCGACACGACGTTCCGGGACGCCCACCAGTCGCTGCTGGCCACGCGCGTGCGGACCAAGGATCTGCTCGCGGTCGCCCCGGTGGTGGCGAAGACCCTGCCGCAACTGCTGTCGGTGGAGTGCTGGGGTGGAGCCACCTACGACGTGGCACTGCGGTTCCTCGCCGAGGACCCGTGGGAGCGGCTCGCCGCGTTGCGCGAGGCCATGCCCAACATCTGCCTCCAGATGCTGCTGCGGGGCCGCAACACCGTGGGATACACGCCGTATCCCACCGAAGTCACCGAGGCGTTCGTGGAGGAGGCCACCGCCACCGGCATCGACATCTTCCGCATCTTCGATGCCCTCAACGACGTCGAACAAATGCGTCCCGCCATCGACGCGGTGCGGGCCACGGGGACGGCGGTGGCGGAGGTGGCGCTCTGCTACACCTCCGACCTGTCGAACCCCGAGGAGAAGACCTACACGCTCGACTACTACCTCAAGCTCGCCGAACAAATCGTCGGTGCGGGCGCGCACGTCCTCGCCATCAAGGACATGGCCGGGTTGCTGCGAGCCCCCGCCGCGGCCAGGCTCGTGAGTGCGTTGCGCAAGGAGTTCGACCTGCCCGTGCACGTCCACACGCACGACACGGCGGGCGGTCAGCTCGCGACCTACCTCGCCGCGATCAACGCGGGAGCGGACGCCGTGGACGGTGCCGTGGCCTCGATGGCGGGCACCACGTCGCAGCCGTCGTTGTCGGCCCTCGTGGCCGCCACCGACCACTCCGACCGGCCGACCGGCCTCGACCTGGGCGCGGTGAGCGATCTCGAACCGTACTGGGAGGTCGTGCGCAAGATCTACGCGCCGTTCGAGGCCGGACTCGCCTCACCCACCGGCCGTGTGTACCACCACGAGATTCCGGGCGGGCAGTTGTCGAACCTGCGCACCCAGGCCGTGGCGCTCGGGCTGGGCGACCGGTTCGAGGAGATCGAGTCGATGTACGCGGCGGCCGACCGCATTCTCGGCCACCTCGTGAAGGTCACGCCATCGTCCAAGGTGGTGGGTGATCTCGCGCTGCACCTCGTGGGCGCGGGTGTCTCGCCGGAGGACTTCGAGGCCGACCCCGGCAAGTACGACATCCCCGACTCCGTCATCGGGTTCCTGCGCGGCGAGCTGGGTGACCCGCCCGGCGGCTGGCCCGAGCCGTTCCGCACCAAGGCGTTGGCGGGCAGGCCCGAGGCCAGGTCCATCGTGGAACTGTCGGACGACGACAGGCGGGCGCTCGCCGACGACCGCAGGGCGACGTTGAACCGGCTGTTGTTCCCCGGCCCGACGAAGGAGTTCGAGACTCACCGGCACGCCTACGGCGACACGAGCGTGTTGCCGAGCAAGGACTTCTTCTACGGGTTGCGGCCCGGCGAGGAGTACGCCGTCGACCTGGAACCGGGCGTTCGGCTGCTCATCGAGCTGGAGGCCATCGGTGAGGCGGACGAGCGCGGTATCCGCGTCGTCATGGCGTCGCTGAACGGACAATTGCGGCCCATCCAGGTCCGCGACCGTTCGGTGGCCAGCGACCTGCCCGCGAAGGAGAAGGCCGACAAGAACAACCCGAAGCATGTCGCGGCACCGTTCGCCGGTGTGGTGACGGCGACGGTGTCCGAGGGCGACACCGTCAAGGCGGGGGACACGGTGGCGACGATCGAGGCGATGAAGATGGAAGCCGCCATCACCGCACAGGAGAGTGGCCGGGTGGCACGCCTGGCCATCAACTCGGTGCAGCAGGTGGAGGGCGGCGACCTGCTGGTGGTGCTGGAGTAG
- the recG gene encoding ATP-dependent DNA helicase RecG: MAVLADRLTDVVGARTANALASALDLHTVGDLLRHYPRRYAQRGELTDIAGLEIGEHVTVLARIESTTKKPMRTRKGSILEVTITDGSRRLTCAFFGNQTWRERELRPGRTGLFAGKVTAFRRSLQLANPEYELIDSDSDDGLSTVDDFLSRIIPVYPAAQGLPSWRISKAVHQTLEMLDAEPDPLPEWLRREHGLPTLFEALHAIHRPRSDAELRSARMRLKWDEALAVQLVLAQRRRSTGGRTAPACPPKSGGIAEAFDERLPFRLTEGQREVGEAISADLAGEHPMNRLLQGEVGSGKTVVALRAMLQVVDAGRQAALLAPTEVLAAQHARSLRELLGDLARAGELGGAERATRVTLLTGSLSARQRKQALLDAASGAAGIVVGTHALLGEHVSFADLALVVIDEQHRFGVEQRDALRSRAGEDISPHVLVMTATPIPRTVAMTVYGDLETSSLRQLPSGRSPISTTVVPAAEKPAWLERVWQRLREEVAEGHQAYVVCPRIGDEPPSEKTERPPVAVLDLVPELENGPLAGLRIGVLHGRLPGDEKDAVMRAFAAGELDVLVATTVIEVGVNVPNATVMVIMDADRFGVSQLHQLRGRVGRGNVPGLCLLVTEALEGTSARARLAAVESTTDGFELSKLDLELRREGDILGAAQSGKRSGLKLLSLLRDEEIIARSRRVAQRVVAADPELTEHPGLAALAADMIDDERAEYLEKT; the protein is encoded by the coding sequence ATGGCGGTGTTGGCGGACCGGCTCACGGACGTCGTGGGCGCACGGACGGCGAACGCGTTGGCGTCCGCGCTCGATCTGCACACTGTCGGCGACCTGCTGCGGCACTACCCGCGTCGCTACGCCCAGCGCGGTGAACTCACCGACATCGCGGGCCTGGAGATCGGCGAGCACGTCACCGTGCTCGCGCGCATCGAGAGCACCACGAAAAAGCCCATGCGCACCCGCAAGGGCTCCATCCTGGAAGTCACCATCACCGACGGCTCACGCCGGTTGACGTGCGCGTTCTTCGGCAACCAGACGTGGCGCGAACGCGAACTGCGGCCCGGCAGGACGGGACTGTTCGCGGGCAAGGTCACGGCGTTCCGCCGCTCGCTCCAGCTCGCCAACCCCGAGTACGAGCTGATCGACTCCGACTCGGACGACGGGCTGTCGACGGTGGACGACTTCCTCTCCCGGATCATCCCCGTGTATCCCGCGGCGCAGGGGCTGCCGTCGTGGCGGATCTCCAAGGCCGTGCACCAGACGCTGGAGATGCTCGACGCCGAACCCGACCCGCTGCCGGAATGGCTTCGCCGGGAACACGGCCTCCCCACGTTGTTCGAGGCCCTGCACGCCATCCACCGGCCCCGCAGCGACGCCGAGCTGCGCAGCGCGCGCATGCGACTCAAGTGGGACGAGGCGTTGGCGGTGCAGCTCGTGCTGGCGCAGCGGCGCCGGTCGACCGGGGGCAGGACCGCGCCCGCGTGTCCGCCGAAATCGGGCGGTATCGCCGAGGCGTTCGACGAGCGGTTGCCGTTCCGGCTCACCGAGGGGCAGCGCGAGGTCGGGGAGGCGATCAGCGCCGACCTGGCGGGTGAGCACCCCATGAACCGCCTGCTCCAGGGCGAGGTCGGCAGCGGCAAGACCGTCGTCGCGCTGCGGGCGATGTTGCAGGTGGTCGACGCGGGAAGGCAGGCGGCGCTGCTCGCGCCGACGGAGGTGCTGGCCGCGCAGCACGCCAGGTCGCTGCGGGAGTTGCTCGGCGATCTCGCGCGGGCCGGGGAGCTGGGTGGCGCGGAGCGCGCCACGCGCGTCACGCTGCTCACCGGGTCGCTGTCCGCGCGGCAGCGCAAACAGGCGTTGCTGGACGCGGCGAGCGGTGCGGCGGGCATCGTGGTGGGCACACACGCGCTGCTCGGCGAGCACGTGTCGTTCGCCGACCTGGCCCTTGTGGTGATCGACGAGCAGCACCGGTTCGGCGTCGAACAACGGGACGCGCTGCGCTCGCGGGCGGGCGAGGACATCAGCCCGCACGTGCTGGTGATGACCGCGACCCCCATCCCGAGGACGGTCGCCATGACCGTGTACGGCGACCTGGAGACGTCGTCGCTGCGGCAGCTTCCGTCCGGGCGTTCGCCGATCTCGACCACCGTGGTGCCCGCCGCGGAGAAGCCCGCGTGGCTCGAACGCGTGTGGCAGCGGCTGCGCGAGGAGGTCGCCGAGGGACATCAGGCCTACGTCGTGTGCCCCCGGATCGGCGACGAACCGCCGTCGGAGAAGACCGAACGTCCTCCCGTCGCGGTGCTCGACCTCGTGCCGGAGCTGGAGAACGGCCCGCTGGCGGGGTTGCGGATCGGCGTTCTGCACGGCCGGCTCCCCGGTGACGAGAAGGACGCGGTGATGCGTGCCTTCGCCGCCGGGGAGCTCGACGTCCTCGTGGCCACCACGGTGATCGAGGTCGGTGTCAACGTTCCCAACGCCACGGTGATGGTCATCATGGACGCCGACCGGTTCGGGGTCAGCCAGCTCCACCAGCTCCGGGGCCGGGTCGGCCGGGGGAACGTGCCGGGATTGTGCCTGTTGGTCACCGAGGCGCTCGAGGGGACGTCCGCTCGGGCGCGGCTCGCGGCCGTCGAATCGACCACCGACGGGTTCGAGCTGTCGAAGCTGGACCTGGAGTTGCGCCGGGAGGGGGACATCCTCGGCGCGGCACAGTCGGGCAAGCGTTCCGGGCTCAAGCTGTTGTCCCTGCTGCGGGACGAGGAGATCATCGCGCGGTCCCGCCGGGTGGCTCAGCGGGTGGTGGCGGCCGATCCGGAGCTCACCGAGCATCCGGGTCTCGCCGCGCTGGCCGCCGACATGATCGACGATGAGCGTGCGGAGTACCTGGAGAAAACCTGA
- a CDS encoding arginase family protein has translation MRVHAVAQWQGAGWSNAETRLPTGCAELASLAEEVLGTSVLRVPVATAGSPTERGVRNRAALLAGRAAQLAALENPEGPVLTLGGDCGVDLVPIGVARYRYGPNLGVLWFDAHADANTPETSPSAAFHGMVLRALLGEGDDDFVANPAVAPGRAVLVGTRSFDRAEEEAVRSGLLRHVSSPAEPDRVVAAVRASGAEAVYVHVDVDVLDPTAYTGTHYHEPGGLTVERLVACLDALAEFDVVGAAITECTAGDRTESSTLIPVVEALARRLGA, from the coding sequence ATGCGTGTTCACGCCGTGGCGCAGTGGCAGGGAGCGGGCTGGTCGAACGCGGAGACCCGGCTGCCGACCGGATGCGCCGAACTCGCCTCGCTCGCCGAGGAGGTCCTGGGCACCTCGGTGCTGCGCGTGCCCGTCGCCACCGCCGGGTCCCCGACCGAACGGGGGGTGCGCAACCGCGCCGCGCTGCTCGCCGGGCGCGCTGCGCAGTTGGCGGCGTTGGAAAACCCCGAGGGCCCGGTTCTCACACTCGGAGGTGACTGCGGCGTCGACCTCGTGCCGATCGGGGTCGCCCGCTACCGGTACGGGCCGAACCTCGGGGTGCTGTGGTTCGACGCGCACGCCGACGCCAACACCCCGGAGACCTCACCGTCGGCCGCCTTCCACGGCATGGTGCTGAGGGCGCTGCTCGGCGAGGGCGACGACGACTTCGTCGCGAACCCGGCGGTGGCTCCCGGACGCGCCGTGCTGGTGGGCACGCGCTCGTTCGACCGCGCCGAGGAGGAGGCCGTGCGGTCCGGGCTGCTGCGCCACGTGTCCTCGCCCGCGGAGCCCGACCGGGTGGTCGCCGCCGTGCGGGCATCCGGCGCCGAGGCCGTGTACGTTCACGTCGACGTCGACGTGCTCGACCCCACGGCGTACACGGGCACGCACTATCACGAACCCGGCGGCCTTACCGTCGAGCGGCTCGTCGCCTGCCTCGACGCGCTCGCCGAGTTCGACGTCGTCGGAGCGGCGATCACGGAGTGCACGGCGGGGGACCGGACGGAGTCGTCGACGTTGATCCCCGTGGTGGAGGCGTTGGCTCGGCGCCTGGGGGCCTGA
- a CDS encoding MCE family protein, producing the protein MLTRRVKTQLVAFAVVALTATAFVGASYAGLDRLFGAGGPVVRLQLADGGGLFTGSEVTYRGVAVGEVGALRLTDDGMEADLVIDDDAPPIPANSRAVVANRSAVGEQYVDLQPLSDGGPYLTDGSVIPRGSTTLPLSVDTLLNNLTTFTESVPTDSVRTVVDELYTAFHGTGDDLQLLLDSSREFTHTATEYLPQTSALIRDGATVLRTQAESADAWRSFADNAEQFAAELAEADGDLRELIARAPEAATEVSALLRDTDPGLSVLIANLLTTSQLFSARVDGLNHLFVMLPKATAATSAALDGDKFSVALTFFDPLPCFRGYEGTEYRSGEDTGAAPFNTAAACTLPHGTTPARTSQHVPKGGLPSVAIPGGLDVTHDEGTRESLEDLLWLDEG; encoded by the coding sequence ATGCTCACCCGGCGGGTCAAGACCCAACTCGTCGCGTTCGCCGTGGTGGCGCTCACCGCCACCGCGTTCGTCGGCGCGAGCTACGCGGGCCTCGACAGGCTCTTCGGGGCCGGCGGTCCCGTCGTGCGGCTGCAATTGGCCGACGGGGGCGGACTGTTCACCGGCAGCGAGGTCACCTACCGGGGCGTCGCCGTCGGCGAGGTCGGCGCGCTGCGGCTCACCGACGACGGCATGGAGGCCGACCTGGTGATCGACGACGACGCGCCGCCGATCCCCGCGAACTCCCGCGCCGTCGTCGCCAACCGGTCGGCCGTCGGCGAGCAGTACGTGGACCTTCAACCCCTTTCGGACGGCGGCCCGTACCTCACCGACGGGTCGGTGATTCCCCGCGGCTCCACCACACTGCCGCTCAGCGTGGACACCCTGCTGAACAACCTCACCACGTTCACCGAGTCCGTTCCCACCGACTCGGTGCGCACGGTGGTGGACGAGCTCTACACCGCTTTCCACGGCACGGGCGACGACCTGCAGTTGCTGTTGGACTCCTCACGCGAGTTCACCCACACCGCCACCGAGTACCTGCCGCAGACCTCGGCACTCATCCGGGACGGCGCGACGGTGCTGCGCACCCAGGCCGAGTCGGCCGATGCTTGGCGGTCGTTCGCCGACAACGCCGAGCAGTTCGCGGCCGAACTCGCCGAGGCGGACGGCGATCTCCGGGAACTCATCGCTCGGGCCCCCGAAGCCGCCACGGAGGTCAGCGCACTGCTGCGCGACACCGATCCCGGCCTCTCGGTGCTCATCGCCAACCTGCTGACGACCTCTCAACTGTTCTCGGCCAGGGTGGACGGACTGAACCACCTGTTCGTGATGCTGCCGAAGGCCACCGCCGCCACCTCCGCCGCCCTCGACGGCGACAAGTTCTCGGTGGCGTTGACATTCTTCGACCCCCTGCCGTGTTTCCGCGGCTACGAGGGCACCGAGTATCGCAGTGGGGAGGACACCGGGGCCGCGCCGTTCAACACCGCCGCCGCGTGCACCCTGCCCCACGGCACGACGCCCGCGCGCACCTCGCAACACGTCCCCAAGGGCGGACTGCCCTCGGTGGCGATCCCCGGCGGTCTCGACGTGACCCACGACGAGGGAACCCGTGAATCCCTGGAGGACCTGCTGTGGCTCGACGAAGGCTGA
- a CDS encoding DAK2 domain-containing protein yields MRPSDDLDSDAVRRWIDVCVRDLRALRAEIDGINVYPVADSDTGSNLLHTITAAREALEGTAVPGAGEALAVAAEAAVHAAKGNSGIILSQVLRGMASSAAGVDVLDGAALATALRSADSAATRAVARPVAGTMLSVLHAVSTALPDGDGDTDAAGVATLAAKTAAEALANTPNQLAALAVAGVVDAGGRGLVAVLDALVETLTGQRTSVPVQVTSHTHADETPAPRTWEVMYLLTVPDPTPGELSGLRKALSALGDSVTVAEAGEREYAIHVHCADIGAALEAGLDHGRPHHVRVEPLLTPGPAEPSVAAADRAVVAVVHGQALADLIGGEGTPVLVVDADGEPSTEDLLTLVTGTAAAHVTVLAGGVRLTAAAERVTGHPMLEDRDVVVVPCASPVQVLAALAVHDPERRAGADVVAMAEAAAATRRGEVVVAAEDAITWVGRATAGDAVGFIDGEVVLIEPGDVERRIERAATGVLDRMLAVGGELVTVLVGEHAPDGITDVLAEHLRAERPDVELVCYPGGQTDAVLLMGVE; encoded by the coding sequence GTGCGGCCCTCGGACGATTTGGACTCGGACGCGGTACGGCGATGGATCGACGTCTGCGTTCGTGACCTGCGCGCGTTGCGGGCCGAGATCGACGGCATCAACGTCTACCCGGTTGCCGACTCCGACACGGGCTCGAACCTGCTGCACACGATCACCGCTGCGCGGGAGGCGTTGGAGGGGACGGCCGTGCCGGGCGCGGGCGAGGCGTTGGCCGTCGCGGCCGAGGCCGCGGTGCACGCGGCGAAGGGGAACTCCGGCATCATCCTGTCGCAGGTCCTGCGCGGCATGGCGAGCTCGGCGGCCGGGGTCGACGTGCTCGACGGCGCCGCGCTCGCCACCGCGTTGCGTTCCGCCGACTCCGCCGCGACGAGGGCCGTGGCACGCCCGGTGGCGGGCACGATGCTGAGCGTCCTGCACGCCGTGTCCACTGCTCTCCCCGACGGCGACGGGGACACGGACGCCGCCGGGGTGGCCACGCTGGCCGCCAAGACGGCGGCCGAGGCACTCGCGAACACCCCGAACCAGTTGGCCGCGCTCGCCGTCGCCGGCGTGGTCGACGCGGGCGGGCGCGGGCTGGTGGCCGTGCTCGACGCCCTCGTGGAGACCCTCACGGGGCAGCGAACGTCGGTTCCCGTCCAGGTCACTTCCCACACGCACGCCGACGAGACCCCGGCGCCGCGCACGTGGGAGGTGATGTACCTGCTCACCGTCCCCGACCCCACGCCGGGTGAGCTGTCCGGACTGCGCAAGGCCCTGTCGGCCCTCGGTGACAGCGTCACGGTGGCGGAGGCGGGAGAACGGGAGTACGCGATCCACGTGCACTGTGCCGACATCGGTGCGGCGCTGGAGGCCGGACTCGACCACGGCAGGCCCCACCACGTACGGGTGGAGCCGCTGCTGACCCCCGGTCCCGCCGAACCCTCCGTCGCGGCGGCCGACCGTGCGGTGGTGGCCGTGGTGCACGGGCAGGCGTTGGCCGACCTCATCGGCGGCGAGGGCACCCCGGTTCTTGTGGTCGACGCCGACGGCGAGCCGAGCACCGAGGACCTCCTCACGCTCGTGACCGGGACGGCAGCCGCCCACGTCACCGTGTTGGCGGGCGGGGTGCGGTTGACCGCCGCCGCCGAGCGCGTCACCGGACACCCGATGCTGGAGGACCGGGACGTGGTGGTGGTGCCGTGTGCCTCGCCGGTGCAGGTCCTGGCCGCCCTCGCCGTCCACGACCCCGAACGCCGGGCCGGGGCCGACGTGGTCGCCATGGCCGAGGCCGCGGCCGCAACCCGACGCGGCGAGGTGGTGGTGGCCGCCGAGGACGCCATCACGTGGGTGGGTAGGGCCACCGCGGGGGACGCCGTGGGATTCATCGACGGCGAGGTGGTGCTCATCGAGCCCGGCGACGTCGAACGGCGAATCGAACGAGCCGCGACCGGTGTGCTCGACCGCATGCTCGCGGTGGGCGGGGAGCTGGTCACCGTCCTGGTGGGGGAGCACGCTCCCGACGGAATCACGGACGTCCTGGCCGAACACCTGCGCGCCGAGCGGCCCGATGTCGAACTGGTGTGCTATCCCGGTGGGCAGACCGATGCGGTGCTGCTGATGGGTGTGGAGTGA